CGATATTCTTGTCGGCTTTGGCGTCTTTCTTGTACGACTCGCTCCGATGATCGGTGGCATAAAACCCGCTGCCTTTAAAAATAAGACCGGCGCCTGTGCCGATGAGACGAAGCACTTTCCCGCAGCATTTAGGACAAA
This Candidatus Latescibacter sp. DNA region includes the following protein-coding sequences:
- a CDS encoding zinc ribbon domain-containing protein, producing the protein MPTYEYRCQDCGHEFEMFQSMKDEPVRVCPKCCGKVLRLIGTGAGLIFKGSGFYATDHRSESYKKDAKADKNIDLPKKTETSSTKSPASEK